A stretch of the Fusobacterium varium genome encodes the following:
- a CDS encoding sodium:proton antiporter translates to MNTKTEGEKKNYGGWAFIPLIIFLIIYLGGGMFFSARGVASPFNQLPRHAALLIGVIIAFAMNRKMKLDDKINIFTTTSGESGVMIMALIFLLAGAFAGVAKGMGGVDSVVNLGLTFVPKQFLVPGLFVISAFISTAMGTSTGTLVAVAPIALGISEKVGLNPAITLAAVLGGAMFGDNLSVISDTTIAATRGVGCEMKDKFRMNFLIAIPAAIATIIAFTIVGGAGQIEGELSYNLIKVVPYLAVLIAAVAGINVFTVLIGGILFAGAVGFVTSSMTFVTFFQSVAKGMDGMMNVTIMAILIRGLIGLIKEYGGIEWLVQKLTGNIKTRKGAEYSIAVLVSVLVFCLVNNTIAIIIASPIAKQVGEKFKIAPKRTASLLDIFSCVILCLAPHAGGMLLITSMASVSPIEIISFSFYQVFLGICTIITIQFGLMKTKEEKEADLLEKQAQLR, encoded by the coding sequence ATACTAAAACAGAGGGAGAAAAAAAGAATTATGGAGGTTGGGCATTTATTCCGCTAATTATATTTTTGATAATATATTTAGGAGGAGGAATGTTTTTCTCCGCTAGGGGAGTAGCAAGTCCATTCAATCAGCTTCCAAGACATGCAGCACTGCTTATAGGAGTTATCATAGCTTTTGCTATGAATAGAAAAATGAAATTGGATGATAAAATCAATATATTTACAACTACTTCAGGAGAGAGCGGAGTAATGATAATGGCTCTTATCTTTCTTTTAGCAGGAGCTTTTGCAGGGGTAGCAAAAGGAATGGGAGGAGTAGATTCTGTTGTAAATCTTGGACTTACATTTGTTCCAAAACAGTTTTTAGTTCCAGGATTATTTGTGATATCAGCATTTATATCTACAGCAATGGGAACTTCAACAGGAACACTTGTTGCAGTTGCTCCAATTGCATTGGGAATATCTGAAAAAGTAGGATTAAATCCAGCCATAACATTGGCAGCAGTTCTGGGAGGAGCTATGTTTGGAGATAATCTGTCAGTTATATCAGATACTACAATTGCAGCTACTAGGGGAGTAGGCTGTGAAATGAAAGATAAATTCAGAATGAACTTTCTGATTGCTATACCAGCAGCAATTGCAACAATCATAGCTTTTACAATAGTAGGAGGAGCTGGACAGATTGAAGGAGAATTAAGCTATAATTTAATAAAAGTAGTACCATATTTAGCTGTTCTTATAGCAGCAGTAGCTGGAATAAATGTATTTACAGTTCTTATTGGAGGAATATTATTTGCTGGAGCAGTTGGTTTTGTAACAAGCAGTATGACTTTTGTAACATTTTTTCAATCAGTTGCAAAAGGTATGGATGGAATGATGAATGTAACTATTATGGCTATCCTTATCAGAGGTCTTATTGGTTTGATAAAAGAATATGGAGGAATAGAATGGCTTGTACAAAAACTTACTGGAAATATAAAAACTCGTAAAGGGGCAGAATATAGTATAGCTGTTTTAGTATCAGTATTGGTTTTCTGTCTTGTAAATAATACTATTGCTATTATAATTGCTTCTCCAATAGCTAAACAGGTAGGAGAAAAATTTAAAATAGCTCCAAAAAGAACTGCTAGTCTCTTGGATATATTCAGTTGTGTAATATTATGTTTAGCTCCACATGCTGGAGGAATGCTGCTTATAACATCTATGGCATCAGTTTCTCCAATAGAAATAATAAGTTTCTCTTTTTATCAGGTATTTTTAGGGATCTGTACAATAATAACTATCCAATTTGGACTTATGAAAACTAAAGAGGAAAAAGAAGCAGATTTATTAGAAAAACAAGCTCAATTAAGATAA